Proteins found in one Nitrospirota bacterium genomic segment:
- a CDS encoding cold-shock protein, with protein MANGTVKWFNASKGYGFLSQENGEDVFVHFSAIQGDGYKALNEGEAVQFEVTSGPKGPQASSVVKI; from the coding sequence ATGGCAAACGGTACAGTTAAGTGGTTTAACGCCAGCAAAGGTTATGGTTTTCTTTCTCAGGAAAACGGAGAAGATGTTTTTGTCCATTTTTCAGCGATTCAGGGAGATGGTTACAAAGCGTTGAATGAAGGCGAAGCAGTTCAATTTGAAGTGACAAGCGGACCAAAAGGACCCCAGGCTTCTTCTGTTGTGAAGATCTAA